Within Sorghum bicolor cultivar BTx623 chromosome 2, Sorghum_bicolor_NCBIv3, whole genome shotgun sequence, the genomic segment CGTTCCAAGACTTTCACTAGGTATTTACCTTGAACCACTTAGCCACTAGGGCAAAATGGTCTATAATGGATTCGATGAATCGAATGGCCATGAGCCCAAGCCCTATGATGACGCCACGTGCCGCGCCATATGATCATGTCGCGTTTTGAAGCGCAAATCCGACAAACCTACCGCTCGTGATTTAGAGACCCAAACCGCCAAACCCACTTGGAGTTGCGTAGACACTACCTTTTTCATGATGTTGGCATGTCCCACTCATCCTCGACCGTCCGATCACCAAGTGCTTGCGCACACGTGTTGATTTGGTCTGATCGTCATGTTGACTTTAGTCAACACCATCCCCATTGCCATGGCGTGTCTAAGTGCTAGTCGTCCATGGTCCATTCTTCCCTTGGTCCAAACCTTCGCGTCAGCCCTTCACCGCTCCCTGTCCATCACACGAACTCCTTGTTTGACCTTGCACATTGCAATTTACTGTACCAACACTTAACTCCTGTACATCACAAGCCAAGAGGCATATATTGCACACACATCTCAGGCCATAGTTAGTCTCACGCACACTACAATCATTCATCACTTATACATGGACACAtatcaaccatgtgtttgcacatTTTATAGTAAGCGTATGCAAAATTTCATGTTGAATCAAGCTTACGCGGCTTATTAGTTGATATCATGCATACATTTTGGTAACAGGGTAACGGTACATATATGTTACCATTCAGTCACACTGTCGACGCGGCTGTGTTGGCGCTGTTGTTCCTGGCGAAGAATCCCGGCTTGGATGGAACCTGGAGGGTGACCGTATCGCTGCCGAGCATCATCACGACAGACGACATCACCGGCCGGGCCGCAGGGTCTGCCTGGACGCACAGCAGGCCGATGTGGACGCACCTCAGCACATCGCCCTCCGGGAAACTGTTGCCCATGCTCGGTTCGACCAACTCTGCCATCTTTCTGGCCTCCCAGTGCATCCATACCTGCTCATGGATTTGTAGCGTGTCACGCGTGAGCCACTGAGCCATCAGCAAGCTGCAACACAACTAACGGATAGAGCTGTGTACGTGTTCTTCTGTAGCGACTACTGCAGGTGTGATCGGTGTAGACATTGTACTTAGTTAATTACTTACTGTGGTCAAGAGATTGCAGCCTTCGTTACTGTTCTTCCGACCCGTTACGATTTCCAGCACCATGACACCGAAGCTAAACGCGTCCGACTTCACGGAGTAGTTCCCCCGCATCATGTATTCCGGTGCCATGTACCCACTGAAATAAACGAGGAAACCAACAAGCAAAAGCTCATCATCATGATTCATGCAGTTATTCCATCACATGAATACTGAACTTGCAGGTGAAGAGATTAATGGAAGGTGTGTTTTTCAGCACTGAAAAAGCAAAGCACTGACTAGGTGCCGACGACGCGGCTGGTGACGGCCTGCGTCTGTTCTTGGCCAAAGATCCTGGCCATGCCGAAGTCTGAGATCTTGGGGTTCATGCTCTCATCTAGCAGGATGTTGCTGGCCTTGAGATCACGGTGCACCACCTTGAGCTGGGAGTCCTCATGGAGGTACTGCAAGCCTCGAGCGATGCCGTTTATGATCTTGTACCTCTGCTCCCAGCTAAGCTGCTGCTCACGATTATCAGTGCCGAAGAGTATCAGATCGAGACTCCGGTTGGGGACGAACTCGTACACGAGCAACCGCTCTTGCTGCTCTAGGCAGACGCCGATGAGCCTGACGAGGTTCCTATGCTTCAGCTTGGCCACTAGAGCGAGCTCGTTCTTTAGCTCCTCCACTCCCTGCGATGAGCTGCTAGACAGACGCTTCACCGCTATTTCCTCGCCATCTGGGAGGACACCCTAAACATGTCGAAACTCGAAACCAAACATACATTAGGTGCAATGTTTCATGTTTTTTTTGTCAGTTCAGAATCATGTGGTACGTGTTTGTTCAGTGCTACCTTGTACACGGCACCAAAGCCGCCTTCGCCGAGCTTGTTGCTCTCATTGAAATCCCCAGTAGCGGCTCGTAGGGTGGAGACGTCCATCATCATGGAGTCCACCATTTCGGTGTCCTCTGCTTCAGTGTAATACATGGGCGGCTCTGTTCAAGTATGGATTGGATGAGTCATTTGTTTTCAGATCCTTCGAAGTGTGTTTAACGCTGTGCAAACAGATAATGTTAAAGCAACATACTTTGGTGTTTGGCCTGTCCAATTAGTagtcgccggcgccgccgcaaaTAGAGGCAGGCAACAAGGTTCATGGCGGCTAGAGTTGGTAGCACAACTGCAAGAACCACCCAAGACACACGGTGCTTTCGTCCCCCTGTGAACTAGCAAATGTGTTAGCAAAACGTCACAGCAAATGTGTGTCACAGCTTATTAGATATCATCagaaatgacactttcttggaAGGAAAAGTGCCATTTATTTAAACCTATAGATATTAGTATACTCTTTTCTAAAACCTAGTCAAAGGGGAAAAAGAGTTCTGACCTAAGACAGACTTAAAGTGAAGTATAATTTGGAAACAAAGGGACTATATAGTACGTCTATGATCCATCCTCTACTAACACACTGATATCCTATATAACGTGGAGTCAAGATTCAAATTGTTAACCATCCCAAACATACCCAAACCCCTTTTAGAATTTTCTTCTAAATTAGTTGGACCATTAAACTTGAATACGTACGTTACGGTCAAGCGGTTGCACAACAAGCAACTCAGTCAGTCAAAGTGTTTGGGCGTGTGTTATGTGTCAAACAAAAAGACCAAAGGATGGCTTTCATGACGCACGTACTCACCTTCTCCGGCGGCCGTCGGCTGCAGAGCCGGCGCTGGCGCCGGCGCTCTACTAGAGCTTGGTTGTGCCAGCCGCACCATGGCCTGTCCGTTGTAGAAGGGCGCGGTCTCATACCGGTAGGTGCAATCAACCCCAAGCACCCTGCCTCCGATGCTGCCGTTGAACGCCTCCAGGGTAGCCTCCACCATCCTCTCGAGGCACCTGTGGCACTCCGCCGGCGTCTGGTCCGGCGTGCACTGAGCCACGCTGTACACCTTGGGGATGGTCGTCTCCTGGCCGTTGAAGTCGGCCTCCCCGGTGGCGAACCGCCGGGAGCTGTTGGCGGCGTATTCGACGGTGGCGTCGATGAGGTCGGCCAGGAGTCTCTTGAACCGGGCCGCGTCCGCCGCCGTGACATTTCCGTCGTTGGTTTCGACGTACGTGTTTATCATCGGGCCAGTGTCGTCGTCGTTGCGTAGAGTGTGGACGTCGGAGTAGCGCACCGTACAGAAGTCGTAGTAGATGCTAGCGTCCCTGTCGTAGGGGCAATCGTCGGGTACCTCTTGGAAGCCCTGGGTGAGGCAGTTGAAGCATGTCGAGGCGTTGACGTCGCCGCGGCAGAGCCCCATGGCCCAGAGCTGCTCCGGGATGGTTCCGACGACGGCGGTGGCGAAGAGGTCCGGGGACGAGGAGGCGTTCTTGGGAAGGGTGGCGGTGACCAAGTCGAGATGAGCCTGGTATGTGCTGTTAGCCACGAAGTTGCTGCTTGAGCCGCACACATACCACGGGTAACCCGCAGCGCGGCGGGCTAGTAGTAGTGCCACCGCCACCGCGAGGATGGTGGCTAGAGGTAGAGATAGAGCGTGATGAGCCATTGTTCGTGATAGTAGAACGAGAAAGATCGATTCGAGCCAGCTTATGTAGACAAGGGTAGATTAGTCATCGTCCGACACATGTTAAGGCCGACCCATCCCCACTGAAGTAGAACTACAAGATGTAAAGAAGTAACGGAGAACAAGCCAGCATCGGCaagcaaggtcgtgattgggATTTCGTCGCACGCATGAAGTCACGTACTCACGTGGACGTGGAGTCAGGCGAGTAGGACGATGCTTATACTGAGGCTGGGCTGGTTGGGATTATAATTTGGCCCAATGTTTAAGACTTATTTTAATTAGCCCAGGAATTTATATGTACTTTAAATGATATTTTGGGTCATGTCTAGGGCCGTGGCCTAATGGCCCTAAGCTCATATATCTGCCCCTACTTTTTGGTTGCACCTATGGAGGGTGGGGGTGTCAATAGAGGGGTCATTTATCCTTTAATTACATAATAATTTAACTAAAGCGTTAAAGTTTGTAATACAAAATTGACAAAGTTAGAGTGCCGGCTCTCTCTAGCCCCCTTGTCTTCACCACTAGTTGCACCTTGCCACCCTATGCCATCGTGATTAGAGATTGCTCCATCCTACTACTAGCCGATTGTCACACTCCTCATATCATCGTGCCAGTGGCGGACCCAGGATTTTGCTAAGACTAAGGCCAAATTTCAATGACGAAACGCCGATAGCTACATCATAGACATTCTCAAGGAAAGTTTGCAAATATAGTACCATACAATAACAATATAATACATGATTCTCATAAAAAATAACATGGAACATTGAAAAGTAATACCTAGTGCTAATGATAATTTGGTGTATTCGCATATCTTCCACTTCCGAGGAAATACCTTCACA encodes:
- the LOC8084078 gene encoding cysteine-rich receptor-like protein kinase 6, whose protein sequence is MAHHALSLPLATILAVAVALLLARRAAGYPWYVCGSSSNFVANSTYQAHLDLVTATLPKNASSSPDLFATAVVGTIPEQLWAMGLCRGDVNASTCFNCLTQGFQEVPDDCPYDRDASIYYDFCTVRYSDVHTLRNDDDTGPMINTYVETNDGNVTAADAARFKRLLADLIDATVEYAANSSRRFATGEADFNGQETTIPKVYSVAQCTPDQTPAECHRCLERMVEATLEAFNGSIGGRVLGVDCTYRYETAPFYNGQAMVRLAQPSSSRAPAPAPALQPTAAGEGGRKHRVSWVVLAVVLPTLAAMNLVACLYLRRRRRLLIGQAKHQKPPMYYTEAEDTEMVDSMMMDVSTLRAATGDFNESNKLGEGGFGAVYKGVLPDGEEIAVKRLSSSSSQGVEELKNELALVAKLKHRNLVRLIGVCLEQQERLLVYEFVPNRSLDLILFGTDNREQQLSWEQRYKIINGIARGLQYLHEDSQLKVVHRDLKASNILLDESMNPKISDFGMARIFGQEQTQAVTSRVVGTYGYMAPEYMMRGNYSVKSDAFSFGVMVLEIVTGRKNSNEGCNLLTTVWMHWEARKMAELVEPSMGNSFPEGDVLRCVHIGLLCVQADPAARPVMSSVVMMLGSDTVTLQVPSKPGFFARNNSANTAASTV